In a single window of the Pseudomonas sp. B21-015 genome:
- a CDS encoding nitronate monooxygenase family protein, whose amino-acid sequence MSLWPDTRILDLLGIELPIIQAPLAGATTSAMVIAASNAGGLGSMPAAMLSIEQLREELKTIRQHTQRPFNVNFFCHQPPSPDEQRAQDWKNLLEPYYRELGVDFDAPTPVSNRAPFDHAACEVIEEFRPEVVSFHFGLPEKSLLARVKATGAKILSSATTVEEAIWLEQHGCDAIIAMGYEAGGHRGMFLSDELSSQVGTFALVPQIVDAVKVPVIAAGGIGDARGVAAAFLLGASAAQVGTAYLFTPEAKISASHHKALRTAKESETAVTNIFTGRPARGILNRVMRELGPMCAKAPAFPLAGGALMPLRAKAEEDFSSLWAGQAFTLGVEMTSAELTRRLADEALAKLTHR is encoded by the coding sequence ATGAGCCTATGGCCAGATACCCGTATTCTTGACCTGCTCGGGATCGAGCTGCCGATCATCCAGGCCCCCCTGGCGGGCGCGACGACTTCGGCCATGGTGATTGCGGCGAGCAACGCTGGCGGCCTGGGCTCAATGCCCGCTGCAATGCTGAGCATCGAGCAGTTGCGCGAGGAGCTGAAAACGATTCGCCAACATACCCAGCGCCCGTTCAACGTCAACTTCTTCTGCCATCAACCTCCGTCACCCGATGAGCAACGCGCCCAGGACTGGAAGAATCTGCTGGAACCCTACTACCGGGAACTGGGTGTCGATTTCGACGCACCGACACCGGTGTCCAATCGTGCGCCATTCGATCATGCAGCCTGCGAAGTGATCGAAGAGTTTCGTCCCGAAGTGGTGAGTTTTCACTTCGGCCTGCCGGAAAAGTCCTTGCTGGCTCGGGTAAAAGCCACCGGGGCGAAAATTCTCTCCTCGGCCACTACGGTCGAAGAGGCCATCTGGCTGGAGCAGCATGGCTGCGATGCGATCATCGCCATGGGTTACGAGGCCGGTGGCCACCGGGGGATGTTCCTCAGTGATGAACTGAGCAGCCAGGTGGGGACTTTCGCGCTGGTGCCACAGATCGTCGACGCGGTGAAAGTGCCGGTGATTGCGGCGGGCGGGATTGGCGATGCGCGGGGCGTCGCGGCGGCTTTTCTGCTGGGCGCCTCGGCGGCCCAGGTGGGCACGGCTTACTTGTTCACCCCGGAGGCCAAGATCAGCGCTTCTCACCACAAGGCGTTGCGCACGGCCAAGGAAAGCGAGACGGCGGTCACCAACATTTTCACCGGGCGCCCGGCGCGGGGGATTCTCAATCGGGTGATGCGTGAACTGGGGCCGATGTGCGCCAAGGCACCGGCCTTCCCCTTGGCGGGCGGCGCGCTGATGCCCTTGCGGGCCAAGGCAGAAGAGGATTTCAGCAGCCTTTGGGCCGGGCAGGCGTTCACGCTGGGTGTTGAAATGACTTCGGCCGAGTTGACCCGGCGTTTGGCGGATGAGGCGTTGGCCAAACTGACTCACCGCTAA
- the modB gene encoding molybdate ABC transporter permease subunit — translation MTLSSADYSAIWLTLKLASLTTVILLVIGTPIALWLSRTRSWLRGPVGAIVALPLVLPPTVIGFYLLLALGPNGWIGHFTQSLGLGTLTFSFAGLVIGSVLYSMPFVIQPLQNAFSAIGTRPLEVAATLRANPWDTFFSVILPLARPGFITAAILGFAHTVGEFGVVLMIGGNIPDKTRVVSVQIYDHVEAMEYAQAHWLAGAMLVFSFAVLLALYSSRKTKTVWS, via the coding sequence ATGACGCTATCGAGTGCCGATTATTCCGCCATCTGGCTGACCCTGAAACTGGCGTCCCTGACGACCGTCATCCTGTTGGTTATCGGCACTCCGATTGCGTTATGGCTGTCGCGCACCCGTTCCTGGCTGCGCGGCCCGGTCGGGGCGATCGTCGCCCTGCCCCTGGTGCTGCCGCCCACGGTGATTGGCTTTTACTTGTTGCTGGCCCTCGGCCCGAACGGGTGGATCGGCCACTTCACCCAGTCGCTGGGGCTCGGCACCCTCACCTTCAGTTTTGCGGGGCTGGTGATCGGCTCGGTGCTGTACTCGATGCCGTTCGTGATCCAACCGCTGCAAAATGCATTTTCCGCCATCGGCACACGCCCACTGGAAGTGGCCGCGACCTTGCGCGCCAATCCCTGGGACACGTTCTTCAGCGTGATTCTGCCGCTGGCCCGCCCCGGGTTCATCACCGCGGCCATTCTCGGTTTCGCCCACACTGTCGGCGAGTTCGGCGTGGTGCTGATGATCGGCGGCAACATTCCCGACAAGACCCGCGTGGTTTCGGTGCAGATCTACGATCACGTCGAAGCCATGGAATACGCCCAGGCGCATTGGCTGGCCGGGGCGATGCTGGTGTTCTCCTTTGCGGTGTTGCTGGCGCTTTACTCCAGCCGTAAAACCAAAACGGTCTGGAGCTGA
- a CDS encoding zf-HC2 domain-containing protein has protein sequence MKRFEELIAPHLDAAYNLARWLTGNDSAARDVVQESALRAFSFLQRFADGNAKAWFRHGYLDQELDPATAADVAAHLAACAECARLHDEVKLLKVSVKRQAPYYPAPASLAVVFYVMTPGSEQPLMDEAVSSHVRSLMGEHLNDVASSDRHTVKPWFTGKLDFSPPVFDYSAQGFPLLGGRLDYLQHQTTAALSYGRARHIINVFILPMPEADKPRQTQTIRGFNVVSWQANHMRFVLVSDVEKSELEAFSQLLRDGA, from the coding sequence ATGAAGCGATTTGAGGAACTGATTGCGCCCCATCTGGACGCCGCTTACAACCTCGCGCGCTGGCTCACCGGCAACGACAGCGCCGCACGCGATGTCGTGCAGGAAAGCGCCCTGCGCGCCTTCAGCTTTTTGCAGCGTTTCGCCGATGGCAACGCCAAGGCCTGGTTTCGGCATGGCTATCTGGATCAGGAACTCGATCCTGCGACGGCTGCGGATGTGGCTGCGCATCTGGCCGCATGCGCCGAGTGCGCGCGGCTGCATGATGAAGTGAAACTGCTGAAGGTCAGTGTGAAGCGCCAGGCGCCGTATTACCCGGCGCCGGCATCGTTGGCGGTGGTGTTTTATGTGATGACGCCGGGCAGCGAACAACCGCTGATGGACGAGGCGGTCTCCAGCCATGTCCGCTCGTTGATGGGCGAGCATCTGAACGATGTGGCGTCCTCCGACCGTCACACCGTGAAGCCCTGGTTCACCGGCAAACTCGACTTCTCGCCGCCGGTATTCGATTACTCGGCGCAGGGATTTCCATTACTGGGCGGGCGGCTGGATTATCTACAACACCAGACCACGGCAGCCCTCAGTTACGGGAGGGCCAGGCACATCATCAATGTGTTTATCCTGCCCATGCCGGAGGCAGACAAGCCGCGGCAGACCCAGACGATTCGTGGCTTTAACGTAGTATCCTGGCAAGCCAACCACATGCGTTTCGTGCTGGTTTCCGATGTGGAGAAAAGTGAACTGGAGGCGTTCAGCCAGTTGCTCAGGGACGGTGCCTGA
- a CDS encoding metallophosphoesterase, which produces MDIQSKHPVRTDGLLNPDRRALLKCSAWAGAGVIWALSGGIPRAFALDEAGNVADPKALASTFHFVQISDSHIGFNKEANPEPAKTLQVAIDKVIELPKRPSLILHTGDITHLSKPEEFDTAAQLLKGLPSTVHYVPGEHDTLDEGGGKLYLERYGKGTKGNGWYRFDDHGVHFIALVNVFNFQAGHEATLGADQLAWLADDLRAVTTSTPIVVFTHIPLWTIYQPWGWGTEDGDQAIAMLRKYGSVTVLNGHIHQVIQKVEGNITFHTARGTAYPQPAPGAAPGPMTVAADQLRNYLGITDVRATQGDHPLALIDSTLV; this is translated from the coding sequence ATGGACATTCAATCAAAACACCCAGTGCGCACCGACGGCTTGCTGAACCCTGACCGCCGAGCGCTGCTCAAGTGCTCGGCGTGGGCCGGGGCAGGGGTAATCTGGGCCCTGAGCGGCGGCATTCCCAGGGCCTTTGCGCTGGATGAGGCAGGCAATGTCGCCGACCCCAAGGCACTGGCCAGCACGTTTCACTTTGTGCAGATCAGCGACTCGCACATCGGCTTCAACAAGGAAGCCAACCCGGAGCCGGCAAAGACGTTACAGGTGGCGATCGACAAGGTCATCGAGCTGCCAAAACGGCCGTCGCTGATCCTGCATACCGGTGACATCACGCACCTGTCCAAGCCTGAGGAGTTCGACACTGCGGCACAGTTGCTCAAAGGCCTGCCGTCCACCGTGCATTACGTGCCGGGTGAGCACGACACTCTCGACGAGGGCGGCGGCAAGCTTTACCTGGAGCGTTACGGCAAGGGCACCAAAGGTAATGGCTGGTACCGCTTCGACGACCACGGCGTGCATTTCATCGCGCTGGTCAATGTTTTCAACTTCCAGGCTGGCCATGAAGCCACCCTTGGCGCCGATCAACTGGCCTGGCTGGCCGATGATTTGCGGGCGGTGACGACCAGTACACCCATCGTCGTGTTTACCCACATTCCGCTGTGGACGATTTATCAGCCGTGGGGCTGGGGCACCGAGGACGGTGATCAGGCGATCGCGATGCTGCGCAAGTACGGTTCAGTGACGGTATTGAACGGGCATATCCATCAGGTCATCCAGAAGGTCGAAGGCAACATCACCTTCCACACCGCCCGTGGCACGGCCTATCCGCAACCTGCACCGGGTGCGGCACCAGGGCCGATGACGGTGGCTGCCGATCAATTGCGCAATTATCTGGGGATCACCGATGTGCGAGCGACACAGGGCGATCATCCGCTGGCGCTGATTGATTCGACACTGGTCTAG
- a CDS encoding cupredoxin family copper-binding protein, with protein MKTRLLAVVCLMLSMPAWAQEVKIDIKAFMIEPKDLTVAVGTKVTWVNDDQIPHTVAETHKVFRSGALDTNDSFSWVFNTPGEFEYFCALHPQMIGKIVVTQ; from the coding sequence ATGAAAACGCGACTGTTGGCGGTGGTGTGCCTGATGCTGTCGATGCCGGCGTGGGCTCAAGAGGTGAAGATCGATATCAAGGCGTTCATGATTGAACCCAAGGATTTGACCGTGGCCGTGGGCACCAAAGTGACGTGGGTGAATGATGATCAGATTCCGCACACGGTGGCAGAAACCCACAAGGTGTTTCGCTCGGGGGCGCTGGATACGAATGACAGTTTTTCCTGGGTGTTCAATACGCCGGGAGAGTTCGAGTATTTTTGTGCGCTGCACCCGCAGATGATCGGGAAGATTGTGGTCACCCAGTAA
- a CDS encoding TetR/AcrR family transcriptional regulator: MVRRTRADMEETRTTLLKTARQVFSEHGYAETSMDDLTALAGLTRGALYHHFGDKKGLLTAVVAQIDAEMDTRLQVISDSTDNAWEAFRDRCRMYLEMAQEPEIQRIVLRDARAVLGSSPPEAHRHCAASLQKMLEQLMLQETVVQTDPEALAMLIHGALCEAAFWIAEAEPGSGRLLQALGALELLLKGVRS, translated from the coding sequence ATGGTTCGACGTACACGCGCTGATATGGAAGAAACACGTACCACGCTGCTGAAGACCGCGCGCCAGGTTTTCAGCGAACATGGATATGCCGAAACGTCCATGGATGATTTGACAGCGCTGGCTGGCCTGACGAGGGGCGCGCTTTACCATCATTTCGGCGACAAGAAAGGTTTACTCACGGCTGTGGTCGCTCAAATTGATGCGGAGATGGACACGCGGCTACAAGTGATTTCGGACAGTACAGACAACGCATGGGAGGCTTTCAGAGACCGCTGTCGCATGTACCTGGAAATGGCACAGGAGCCTGAAATACAGCGCATCGTATTGCGGGATGCGCGCGCTGTTCTGGGTAGCTCCCCACCAGAAGCGCATCGGCACTGTGCAGCCTCCCTACAAAAGATGCTTGAGCAACTGATGCTGCAAGAGACGGTTGTACAAACCGATCCCGAAGCATTGGCGATGCTGATCCATGGTGCCTTGTGCGAAGCAGCATTCTGGATCGCAGAAGCTGAGCCAGGTTCAGGCAGGCTGTTGCAGGCCCTGGGGGCACTTGAGCTTCTGCTTAAGGGCGTCCGTAGCTGA
- a CDS encoding MDR family oxidoreductase, giving the protein MFKGILIDKDDSGYRATLQEINDNQLPEGDVTVRVAYSTLNFKDGLAITGSSPVVRKFPMVPGIDLAGTVEVSSHPDYKVGDQVLLNGWGVGEGHWGGLAQKARLNGDWLIPLPKAFTAAQAMAIGTAGYTAMLSILALEHNGVNPEQGEVLVTGANGGVGSFSIALLSKLGYRVVASTGRTSEHDYLKQLGASEIIDRATLSEPGKPLAKERWAAVIDSVGSHTLANACASTRANGTVAACGLAQGMDFPASVAPFILRGVTLAGINSVTQPKAKRILAWNRLAKDLDFALLPLISHEIGLSEAIDAARRLLAGQLRGRVVVDVNR; this is encoded by the coding sequence ATGTTCAAAGGCATATTGATCGACAAAGACGACAGCGGTTACCGGGCCACACTGCAAGAGATCAATGACAATCAATTGCCCGAGGGCGATGTGACGGTGCGTGTGGCGTACAGCACGCTGAACTTCAAGGATGGCCTGGCGATCACCGGCAGCAGCCCGGTGGTGCGCAAATTCCCCATGGTGCCGGGGATCGATCTGGCGGGCACTGTCGAAGTCAGCAGTCATCCGGACTACAAGGTGGGTGATCAAGTCCTGCTCAATGGCTGGGGCGTGGGTGAAGGACACTGGGGCGGATTGGCGCAGAAAGCTCGCCTGAATGGCGATTGGCTGATCCCGCTGCCCAAAGCGTTCACCGCTGCGCAAGCGATGGCCATTGGCACGGCCGGTTACACGGCGATGCTGAGCATCCTGGCGCTGGAGCACAACGGCGTGAACCCCGAGCAGGGCGAAGTGCTGGTGACGGGCGCCAATGGCGGCGTAGGCAGTTTCTCCATCGCGCTGCTGAGCAAACTCGGCTACCGCGTGGTGGCGTCCACCGGCCGCACCTCGGAGCACGACTACCTCAAGCAATTGGGCGCCAGTGAAATCATCGATCGCGCCACGCTGTCCGAGCCGGGCAAACCGTTGGCCAAGGAGCGTTGGGCAGCGGTGATCGACTCGGTCGGCAGCCACACACTGGCCAATGCTTGCGCCAGCACCCGGGCCAACGGTACCGTCGCCGCCTGTGGCTTGGCCCAGGGCATGGATTTTCCAGCCTCCGTCGCGCCGTTCATTTTGCGCGGTGTGACCTTGGCCGGCATCAACAGCGTGACCCAACCCAAAGCCAAGCGGATACTGGCCTGGAATCGTCTGGCCAAGGACCTGGATTTCGCCTTGCTGCCGCTGATCAGCCACGAAATCGGCTTGAGCGAAGCCATCGACGCTGCGCGGCGCTTGCTCGCCGGCCAGTT
- the modA gene encoding molybdate ABC transporter substrate-binding protein, whose amino-acid sequence MIVRASRFVPACLFSLFAFGSAQADVVQVAVAANFTAPIQVIAADFEKDTGHKLVAAYGATGQFYTQIKNGAPFEVFLSADDTTAQKLETEGDTVKGSRFTYAIGTLALWSAKEGYVDAKGKVLSDNQYKHLSIANPKAAPYGLAATQVLARQGLTDKVKDKIVEGQNITQAYQFVSTGNAELGFVALSQIYKDGKVTSGSAWIVPANLHDPIKQDAVILNKGKDNPAAKALVDYLKGPKAAAVIKSYGYQL is encoded by the coding sequence ATGATCGTTCGTGCCTCACGTTTTGTCCCCGCGTGCCTGTTCAGCCTGTTCGCTTTCGGGTCCGCCCAGGCGGATGTAGTCCAGGTCGCCGTCGCCGCCAACTTCACCGCGCCAATCCAGGTCATCGCTGCCGACTTCGAAAAAGACACCGGGCATAAACTGGTGGCCGCTTATGGCGCAACCGGTCAGTTCTATACCCAGATCAAGAACGGTGCACCGTTCGAAGTGTTCCTCTCGGCGGACGACACCACCGCGCAAAAACTCGAGACCGAAGGCGACACTGTCAAGGGCTCGCGCTTCACCTACGCCATCGGCACCCTGGCGCTGTGGTCGGCCAAGGAAGGTTACGTCGACGCCAAGGGCAAGGTGCTGAGCGACAATCAATATAAGCACCTGTCCATCGCCAACCCGAAAGCAGCGCCTTATGGCCTGGCTGCCACTCAGGTACTGGCCAGGCAGGGCCTGACCGACAAGGTCAAAGACAAGATCGTGGAAGGCCAGAACATCACCCAGGCCTACCAATTCGTCTCCACCGGCAACGCCGAACTTGGTTTTGTGGCCTTGTCGCAGATCTACAAAGACGGCAAAGTCACCAGCGGTTCGGCATGGATCGTTCCGGCCAACCTGCATGACCCGATCAAACAAGACGCGGTGATCCTCAACAAGGGCAAGGACAACCCGGCCGCCAAGGCACTGGTTGACTACCTCAAAGGTCCGAAAGCCGCTGCAGTCATCAAGTCCTACGGTTACCAACTCTAA
- a CDS encoding phytanoyl-CoA dioxygenase family protein, whose translation MTDREQLHRDGYALLRRAIPAEWLGDLRAVFDAGVKPADQWPVPRGMDWRHSLLDADSKVQAVCRLPEVLAVVGELIGERFFLSQVEGREPLAGGGHQQLHRDLSALRPGDIVNALAYFDDYGSENGATRIVPGSHRPDQGEPPFDFNDESRSVQLSGSAGDILVFDVDLVHAGSLNAIGARRRSILMSYFSEPLYASHLETVGLRSIRMDTTDRFDPSDFACSSHPK comes from the coding sequence ATGACTGACCGCGAGCAACTCCATCGAGATGGCTATGCGCTGCTTCGTCGAGCGATCCCGGCCGAGTGGCTGGGTGACCTTCGTGCCGTGTTCGATGCGGGCGTGAAGCCGGCGGACCAATGGCCAGTGCCGCGTGGCATGGATTGGCGCCATTCGCTGCTGGACGCTGATTCGAAGGTTCAGGCTGTGTGTCGTCTGCCGGAGGTGCTGGCGGTGGTTGGTGAGTTGATTGGAGAACGGTTCTTCCTCTCGCAGGTGGAGGGTCGCGAGCCCCTTGCAGGTGGCGGTCATCAGCAGCTGCACCGCGACTTGTCGGCCCTGCGGCCAGGCGACATTGTGAACGCCCTGGCTTATTTCGACGACTATGGCTCCGAGAACGGCGCAACACGTATCGTTCCCGGCAGCCACCGCCCTGACCAGGGAGAGCCGCCATTCGACTTCAATGACGAGTCCCGGTCTGTGCAGCTTTCAGGCTCCGCGGGTGACATCCTGGTGTTTGATGTGGATTTAGTGCATGCGGGCAGTCTGAACGCCATCGGCGCACGCCGTCGTTCCATCCTGATGAGTTATTTTTCGGAGCCTCTATACGCATCACACCTGGAAACGGTGGGCCTGCGAAGTATTCGGATGGACACGACCGATCGGTTCGACCCTTCGGATTTTGCCTGCTCAAGCCATCCAAAATAG
- the modC gene encoding molybdenum ABC transporter ATP-binding protein, with protein MIQTRLKLSYSGFALDVDLQLPGRGVTALYGHSGSGKTTCLRCIAGLEQAEQGFIQVNDEVWQDSDKGIFVPPHKRALGYVFQEASLFPHLSVRANLEFGLKRIPRQQRRVDMAHATELLGIGHLLDRDPQHLSGGERQRVGIARALLTSPKLLLMDEPLAALDTQRKNEILPYLQRLHDELDIPVLYVSHSQDEVARLADHLVLLSDGKALASGPIGETLARLDLPLALGDDAGVVIEGHVSAYDADYQLLTLQLPNTDLSIRVAHSPMAEGQALRCKVQARDVSLSLQGVEQSSILNRLPVTVISEIGADNAAHVLIRLNAAGTPLLARITRYSRDQLGVHPGQPLWAQIKAVAVLA; from the coding sequence ATGATTCAAACGCGCTTGAAACTGAGTTATTCGGGGTTCGCCCTGGATGTCGACCTGCAACTGCCCGGCCGCGGGGTGACGGCGCTTTACGGTCATTCCGGCTCGGGCAAAACCACCTGCCTGCGCTGCATCGCCGGTCTGGAACAGGCCGAGCAGGGTTTTATTCAGGTCAACGATGAAGTCTGGCAGGACAGCGACAAGGGGATTTTCGTCCCGCCGCATAAACGCGCCCTGGGTTACGTTTTCCAGGAAGCCAGTCTGTTTCCCCATCTATCGGTGCGGGCCAACCTTGAGTTCGGCCTCAAGCGCATCCCTCGCCAACAGCGTCGGGTCGACATGGCCCACGCCACTGAGCTTCTGGGGATTGGCCATTTGCTCGACCGTGATCCGCAGCACCTTTCGGGCGGTGAACGCCAACGGGTCGGCATCGCTCGCGCGCTGCTCACCAGCCCGAAGCTGTTGCTGATGGACGAGCCGCTGGCGGCACTCGATACCCAGCGTAAAAACGAAATCCTGCCTTATCTGCAACGACTGCACGATGAGCTGGACATCCCCGTGCTGTACGTCAGCCATTCTCAGGATGAAGTCGCGCGGCTCGCCGACCACCTCGTCCTGCTCAGCGACGGCAAGGCCCTGGCCAGCGGTCCCATCGGCGAAACCCTGGCCCGGCTCGATCTGCCGCTGGCCCTGGGCGACGACGCCGGCGTGGTGATCGAAGGACACGTCAGCGCTTATGACGCCGACTACCAGTTGTTGACCTTGCAACTGCCCAACACGGACCTGAGCATTCGGGTCGCCCATTCGCCGATGGCTGAGGGTCAGGCACTGCGCTGCAAGGTCCAGGCGCGGGATGTCAGCCTGAGCCTGCAAGGCGTCGAGCAAAGCAGCATCCTCAATCGCCTGCCGGTCACGGTGATCAGTGAAATCGGCGCCGACAACGCCGCCCACGTACTGATCCGCCTGAACGCGGCTGGCACACCGCTGCTGGCGCGGATTACCCGTTACTCCCGGGACCAATTGGGCGTGCACCCCGGCCAGCCACTCTGGGCGCAGATCAAAGCGGTGGCGGTGTTGGCCTGA